The Inediibacterium massiliense genome includes the window TGTTTTATGAGTATATTTATATGCAATATTCTCATATTTAGGTAAATCATCAAGATTGGGCATAATGTCTTTGGCATTTGTATCAATTGTAGTACCACTATTAAGATACTTTTCAATATTTGCGCTTGACTTGTCACAGCCAGTCATACAAAGAATAAAAGTAATCCATATAATCATCAAATATTTTTTCCTCACTTGAAATCACTTCTCCCAAAATAAAATCAGTTTCCTTCTTTAATCATAGTAATATATAATAGCATTATAACTTGGTTACTATTAGCAATCAAGTATTTATATGGGCACAATAGATAAAATCATATAGAATATGATTTTTAATAATAAAAGGAATGTGCTTTCACTTAAAGAAAGCACATTCCTTTTATATACTAAATATCTAAGTTATTATACATAATCAAAATCATCTGGTACATCAAACCATTTACCTTTTCCTAAATGAAGGATAAAACAAATGGCCGCCATTATCAAGTAACCTATCATAAATGTAGATTTAAAAAATATACCTAAAGATGCACTATGAATAAATCCAAATAACGAAAGAACAGCTCCTGCTAAGGCTGTAAGTCCAGCCTTGTCTAACTGTCTATCAATGATAAAAACAGTCAAAGTCCCAAGAAGGATGCCTATAATAATAGCCCCTGCCTTCACTTCTGCAACTCCATTCCACATGACTCCCGAAGCTGCTAATCTTTGGGTTACTTCTGTACCATAACCTACAACCCCTGAAGATAGCGTCTCAGTCCATATATCTGAAAGACCTACTGCTCCAGTAACTTGCGTAAATAAAAAGTCTGCAATAGGTGGAACCATGGCTATACCAATTCCAGCATAATGTTTTTCATCACACACTCTAAATGCTTGAGATAGCATAACAATCGAACACCATAAATATGTAATTGCTGCAATAGCCGGTGGAATTAAGGCGCTAAAGAATGTAAAGAGTCCAAAAACTCCTGCAATGGCAAGTAAAATTCCACCTACCCATGAAAAGCCTATATTGGCTCCTGCTTTTTTTAGCCCTGCATGTCCAAGCCAAACCGTATTTGGTACAACTCCACCAAACAAAGCAGAAATCATCGTACATATACCGTCTGCAAATTGTGTATCTCTTACACTATAGTTATCTCCTGCAGCATTTGCTGCTTCTACATTATCCATGGTTTCAATAAAATTATAAATTTCAATAGGAATAATAATCGTTAAATAAGGTATCACTATAGCAAAGCCATTTATAAGAGCCTCTATAGAATTAACAGGATTGGGTACATAAAAACCAATACCTGAGAAGTCAATATGAGTACGTCCAATGGCTAACGCATAAACAATTCCTCCTACAATAGCTACAGCAAAGGGTGGAATTCTTTTAGGAAACAAATATCCTCCAAAAACACCAATCATCCCTACTAATAAAACGGGAAGTCCTATAATTGGATCTCCAAATAAATCAAATACACCTTGAGTAGCCATCCAAATAAAACCAATTCCTGCTACTGTTCCTAAAAGAGCTGCTCGTGGAATTCTCTTTTTTAGCCACGGTCCGATAAAACCACCGCAAAACTCAATTACTCCTCCTATAAAGCATGCTGCAACAGCAGCAGACCATGCAAGTTCTGGATCATTAATAGAATAATGAAGCGGCATAATCACCCCATATAAAATAACAAACATAGCAGGTGTAGATACACCAGATGGCAATGCTGTCACATCTGTTCTTCCTTCTTTTTTAGATAATTTGTAGGCCGTATATGCATAATATAAACAACTTACTAAAAGTCCCATAGACATACCTGGAATTACTCGTCCATAGACAATTTTATCAGGCCAGCCTAACACTCCTGAAAGAGTAGCGATTACAATAATATAATTTACAATATTGTTTGTAAGAATATACGTAAGTCCACCTATATCTCCTCTGTTAAACCATGTCAACCTCTTTTCAGTTTTTATCATCCTTGCTACCTCCACTAATCTATTTATGCTTCAATATCTATAAATTCGAATTTTATTACATCAAATAGTCCCATATCTGTCAGCTTGATCTCTGGAATAACTGCTAAAGACATAAAACAAAGTGTCATTACAGGTTCAACATCTAGGTTTACCTTAAGAATATCGTAAGCTACCTTATGAATATTTGTAAGCTTTTCATCTACCCACTCACCTTTTTGATCACTCATGAGACCTGCTATTGGCATAGGCATATTTTCTAATATTTTTTCATCCTTTACAAGTACAATGCCTCCACCTTGTTCAATTAGCTTGTCTACTGCAAATGCCATATCTGTATCATTTACACCTACTACAATAATATTGTGAGAATCGTGAGCTACTGAAAGTGCAATAGCTCCTTCTTTTATCCCATAATCCTTTAATAATCCCAAAGCTACATTGCCCGTGTTTTGATGACGCTCAACTACTGCTACCTTAGCAATATCTATATTTGAATCATATACAAATTCATCTTTTTCATCTCGTTTGATGACTTCTATTTCTTTACTGGTAACTACACCACCTGGTAGAATCTTAATCACATGGGCTTTCTCAGAATTAATCTTTAGTCTTAATTTTTCTTTAGAAAAATCCTTTACATGAAAGCTTCCCTTTGTTTGAGATATATCATGATAAGTAATAGGTAATATATACTCACCCTTTGTTGCTACTTCTTGTCCTTTAATAAATACTCTTTGCACATTAAAATCCTTAAGATCATCTATCAATACTATATCTGCTCTTAATCCTGGTACAATAGCACCTCGGTCCTCTAACCCAAAACATTCAGCTGCATTTAAACTAGCCATTTGAATCCCAATAATCGGATCAACTTCTTCTATACACATGCGCAAGTGATGATCTAAATGCCCTACGCTTAAAATCGTCTTTGGCTGGCAATCATCTGCACAAAGGATACAACGTCTACTATTTAGTGGAGTTACTCCTTTGAGTAATTCTTTCAGATTATGACAAGCTGATCCTTGACGAAGCAATACATACATCCCTCTAGAAATCCTATCATGCATTTCCTCTACCGTAGCACATTCATGATCTGTATGGATTCTAGCTGCTGCATAAGCATTCAAATCCTTTCCTGATACGCCTGGACTATGTCCATCGATTAATTTTTTTTCATTTTTTGCCACTAACAATTTATCTAATACACCATCTTCTGCACCGATTACTCCTGGAAAATCCATAAATTCTCCTAATCCAAGAATTTTTTCATGCTTGATAGAATCTTTCATATCTTGCGCATGAATAGATGCTCCTGAATGTTCAAAAGGTGTTGCAGGTACACAAGAGGGTAACATCCATTGAATATCTAAAGCAGTGCCTTTAGATGCTTCTATCATATAATTTACTCCCTTAAGACCACATACATTAGTGATTTCATGAGGATCTGCAATAATTGTAGTTGTCCCATGAGGAACAATGAGTCTTCCTAGCTCCTCAGGACTCACATAAGAAGATTCCACATGAATATGACTATCAATAAAGCCTGGTGCTGCATATTGTCCCTTTGCATCTATTTCCTTAACCCCTTCATATTTTCCAACACCTGCAATCAATCCTTCACATAAAGCAATATCCCCTTCAACAATGGATGCATTATATACATCTACTACTTTACAGTTCTTGATCACTAAATCTGCTGGTATTCTTCCTGCTGCAATATCTATAAGCTTTTTTAATTGTTTTTTTTCCATCTACTACAACCCCTTACTCTATTTATCTTCTATCAATTCAATAATTGGATCAAATGTAGTTAATGCTATACAATCAACAGGTCCTACATCTGTAATCGCATAGTCAGGAATTGCTGTAATGGGTAAGAAAAACATATACATAAGAGGCTCTGGTAAATTACAACCGAGTTGATTGGCTGCCTTTGTCAATAATTTTTCACGATAAGCTATTTCTGCTGCATCTAAGTCACTGGCAATACCTCCTACAGGCAATGAAAGAAATTCTACAATCTTACCGTCTGCAACAACTACTTGTCCTCCTCCATTTTCTATAAGATGATTTACTGCTATAGACATATCTGAAGCATCTGCTCCCATGACAATGATATTATTATCATCTGGTGCTGCTGATGATGCCATTGCACCTTTTTTTAGATTCCATCCTGAACAAAATGCTAAAGATTTGTTTCCATTACGACCAAAACGTTCAAGAACTGAAACCATCAGCACATCTTTCTGTGTATCTGGTAATACAACAAAATCTTTTACCTGAAGGGTTGCATCTTTTCTTTTACGTACAAAAGGACCTTTTACATCCATAGATAAAACCTTGGCTTGTCCATTTTTTATGTCTACCTTATACTCAAAGTCCTCTTTTGTTGTCTTAGCACATTTTAACGCACTGCTAAGAACACTGCTTCTTGCTGGTGCCTCTAGATTATATGTAAGCTTTCCATTTTGTGCAACAAGACGACCATTTGTAATGACTCCATCTACACGGAAAGTTTTTGGACTATCTACTAAAAGAATATCTGCTATTTTTCCTGGTGTAATAGAACCTACCAAATGATCTATTCTATAAGCTTCTGCACTATTAATTGTAGCCATCTGGATAGCTGTCATAGGTTCTACCCCTTCTGCAATGGCCAAGCGAACAACATTATCTAAATGTCCCTTTTCTAATATATCTGTTGCTGTTACATCATCTGTACAAAAACTTACACGTCGTGCGAGAGCAGGATTCACTTCTGTAACAGCTCTTATATTCTCCTTAAGAAAATGTGTAACAGATGACTCTCTAATCAACATATGCATTCCATTACGCATCTTTTCTACCACTTCTTCATGATCGTAGCTTTCATGATCTAATCTTATACCTGCACAGAGATAACCATTTAACTCTTTGCCTCTTGCCATGGGTGCACATCCAAATATAGGAAGTCGATTCTTATTAGCTTGTTCAATTGCTCCTAATGTATCTTCATCTTCTACTTGTACAGATTCTCTTACAGTTTCCCAAACACCAAAACATTCTGGCCATTGTTGTACTACTGAATGAACTTCTTCATTAAAATTAAAGGAAACAGTAGATTGTGGAAATGTATAAGGTGTTTTATAGGGTGCACCCCAAAAAACTTTTAGTGGACTTTTCTTTACTTCTTGAAAAACTTCCTTCAAACCTTCTAGTCCAGAAACGGAAATATACTCATCTAAACCTGAAATAATACTTGTTGTTCCACAAGGTACTACAGCTTTAGCAAAGCTTGTCATGCTTAGCTTGCTACATTCACTATGTATGTGTCCATCAATCAAACCTGGTACCAAATATTTTCCTGTAGCATCAATTGTTTGAGTGTTTGGACCTATATAATCCGCTACATCTCCAATGGCTACGATTGTATCTTCGTAAATGGCCACATCTCCTTGATAAATTTCACTAGACATCACATTGACTAAATTCCCATGAAGAACAACAGTATCTGCTGGTATAATACTTCTACCCGCACGAATCAGTTTTTTTAAGTTTTCCTTGTTTTTTTTCATACAAATACCTCCAATATATAAATTTATATAATTTGAGATATTCCGGCCAATCATGGCAAATCAGGTTTCCCGTCCTGCAGTTTTTATCTCGACGAATTTGTATTACTTAAAAAACATAAATGTATGATGTTTGATCATATAATAACATATTTTTTCCAAAAAATATACACTATTTTGTTGGTTTTGAAAACTTTTTTTCGAATTTTGTAAAAAATGTTCGTGATTTTTTCTTCTACTCCTCTTTCTATCCTTTAAATCTTTAAGAAAAACAAGAGTAAAATAACACAAAAATCACCCCATTCTAATATAAAGGGGTGATTTAATTACAATTTTATAATCCACAAGACTTCTAAAATTATAGAAGTCATAAGAACAATTGCACACCAATTATTTTCATTAACCCAACCAATTATTTGTATAAGCCACGATTCCCAATATAGCACCAATCAATCCAGCAATTATAACATTTAGAAGAGCTTTTTGATCATTCTTTTTTAAATCAGAAGATTTCTCTTTTTTCATGTTTATTTGTCCCCTCTCATAAATTTATATAAATAGCTCTAGAATAATCTATAAATTTTATATCCAATATAATAAAAAACCTCTCTTCCCAAAAATAATAATTTACTTTTTAGGCTTATATACTTGCTTGTAGGTGTAGGAGAAGAAATTGCTATGATTATAAACATTTTTTTTGCCGTAACTTTCATATCATCCTCCTACAAATGTATACATATAAAATCATCCCCTTCATCTAAAACTATTTAGGGGATGATTGATTATCTGTATCCTCTTAAAAGTGGTTATATATTTCTATATTCGCTTATTTATATAAACACTCTCTTGTAATAGGTATCTGATTATTCAAACCCTTAGTAAATAAAAATTGATGTACATCTATACTTCCATGATGAAAAGATGCAGCGCACCCATTTAGATACATCCTCCACATTCTGATAAATCTTTCATCATACATATTTCGTACTTGGTCTATATTTTCTTCAAAATTTTTTGCCCAATGCTTAAGTGTCTTAAAATAATGTAATCTTAAACTTTCCATATCAATCAGATGAAGATTATAATTAGGCATCATCCATACTAATTCTCTTATAGAAGGAATATATCCACCAGGGAATATATATTTTTTAATCCAATTATTTACTTCGCTTTCTATTTGTCCTGTTATACAATGTAGCAAAGAAATTCCTTCATTTCTAAGAAGTCTATACACAGCTTTCATATATGTATCTAGATTTGCTCTCCCAACATGTTCAATCATTCCTACACTCACAACTCTATGGAATTTCTCTTTGGACTCTACCAATTCTCTATAATCCATAAGCTTTACATCTACTAATTGTTCCAGATTTTCTTTCTTTATTCTCTCTTTTGTTTTTTTATATTGTTCTTCACTTAAAGTAATACCTAACGCTTCTACACCATACTTTTTAGCAGCCTCTATAATAAGCCATCCCCATCCACTGCCTATATCCAACAATCTTTGACCTTTTTTCAATTGTAATTTCTTTAGTATATAATGAATTTTATTCATTTGAGCTTCATATAAAGAATCCTCTTCTGTCTTAAAATACCCACAAGAATAACTCATGGTTTCATCAAGCCATAGCTTGTAAAAATCATTTCCTAGATCATAATGATAATGAATATCCTTCTTTTGTTGAGATATAGAAGTCCCTACATCTTTACGCATTCTCTTTATAATTTTTGATTCATTCAAAAAACTTTGTTTATTTTTATAAACAGCTTCTAATACTTCTCTTATATTTCCTAAAAAATCAATATCTCCATCCATATACGCCTCTCCAAAAGCTAAATAAGAATCCTCTAAAATCTTTTTCTTAGAAATAGCTTTGTGAAACACAATTGTAAATTTAGATTCATCTTTTCCATATTTTCGTCTATCTTGATCCCAATATTCTACTGTAAATGTTTCATTAGATAATCTTTTAAAAAATTGATCCATAAAAAATTTTTCTACACCCATTACTTCATCCCCTTTATTTCATTGGTGTAAATTATTACCATATATATTGTATCATTCTCTTAAAAGGGAATCAAATAAGGATTTACAAACTATCTTCTATTGAATTTACACCTAAAACATCCTCTTCTTCATCCAATACAAAAACATAATTTTTTATGCCATCAAAATGATCTAAACACCATTTACCTTCTTTATTCTTTATAAAAAAATTTTTTCTATGATAGCTTTCATTTATATGTATTTTCCCTCTTTCCTCTATAATTAACTGTTTACTTAACACTTTTCCTTTTCTATCTTTTTTAATCTCAATATAAGCATTTTCAACATAGGAATCTTTAGCAAAGATACTTGGTATATACACTTCTTTTTTTGCAAATAACTCATGCTCCTTTTCAAATATCAAATCTTCATAAAAATCCTCAATGATATGTCTAGCTATTTTCCCATTAAAAGACTCTATAAAATCTTCTTTGCTTTCAATGTAATCTGGTACTACAAGTAAATTTTTTTCATTGCTATCTTTTAAATTCCTATTGAAATCATCTAAAGCTTGGTATGCTTCTTTTAAAATTATGGTAGATTGATCTTTATTGATGAGTACCTTTTCATACTGATATTCTGTTAGATAATAAATTCCTGCAAATATATTAAATGCGAACAATAACATAATCATAATTCGTCGCCATGTTTCCTTTTTCATGTCAATCTACTCCTCATTCGTATTTTTTCATTCTGTATATCCTTATTGTACAATATTTATTTATATTTTGGAATATTTTGTATATATCAAAAACAATCTTTTTATATAAAAATCACCCCTTCATGTAAAACTACATACATTAGGAGTGATTTTGACAAATGAACTATTCTTTATTTAAATTTATTAAACTCTTCTTCTGTAAAAGCAAAATATTCCTTTCTTACATGATCTAAAAATTTTTCATATTCTTCTCTTTGTTTTATATCCAATTGATTTGCATAAAGATTTACCATCAAATCATGAACAACATAGTCTTCACTCATATCTACAAAATCAGGATCTTTTGCCCATGTAATTTGACTATCTTCTCCTCTTGATA containing:
- a CDS encoding adenine deaminase, which gives rise to MKKNKENLKKLIRAGRSIIPADTVVLHGNLVNVMSSEIYQGDVAIYEDTIVAIGDVADYIGPNTQTIDATGKYLVPGLIDGHIHSECSKLSMTSFAKAVVPCGTTSIISGLDEYISVSGLEGLKEVFQEVKKSPLKVFWGAPYKTPYTFPQSTVSFNFNEEVHSVVQQWPECFGVWETVRESVQVEDEDTLGAIEQANKNRLPIFGCAPMARGKELNGYLCAGIRLDHESYDHEEVVEKMRNGMHMLIRESSVTHFLKENIRAVTEVNPALARRVSFCTDDVTATDILEKGHLDNVVRLAIAEGVEPMTAIQMATINSAEAYRIDHLVGSITPGKIADILLVDSPKTFRVDGVITNGRLVAQNGKLTYNLEAPARSSVLSSALKCAKTTKEDFEYKVDIKNGQAKVLSMDVKGPFVRKRKDATLQVKDFVVLPDTQKDVLMVSVLERFGRNGNKSLAFCSGWNLKKGAMASSAAPDDNNIIVMGADASDMSIAVNHLIENGGGQVVVADGKIVEFLSLPVGGIASDLDAAEIAYREKLLTKAANQLGCNLPEPLMYMFFLPITAIPDYAITDVGPVDCIALTTFDPIIELIEDK
- the ade gene encoding adenine deaminase; amino-acid sequence: MEKKQLKKLIDIAAGRIPADLVIKNCKVVDVYNASIVEGDIALCEGLIAGVGKYEGVKEIDAKGQYAAPGFIDSHIHVESSYVSPEELGRLIVPHGTTTIIADPHEITNVCGLKGVNYMIEASKGTALDIQWMLPSCVPATPFEHSGASIHAQDMKDSIKHEKILGLGEFMDFPGVIGAEDGVLDKLLVAKNEKKLIDGHSPGVSGKDLNAYAAARIHTDHECATVEEMHDRISRGMYVLLRQGSACHNLKELLKGVTPLNSRRCILCADDCQPKTILSVGHLDHHLRMCIEEVDPIIGIQMASLNAAECFGLEDRGAIVPGLRADIVLIDDLKDFNVQRVFIKGQEVATKGEYILPITYHDISQTKGSFHVKDFSKEKLRLKINSEKAHVIKILPGGVVTSKEIEVIKRDEKDEFVYDSNIDIAKVAVVERHQNTGNVALGLLKDYGIKEGAIALSVAHDSHNIIVVGVNDTDMAFAVDKLIEQGGGIVLVKDEKILENMPMPIAGLMSDQKGEWVDEKLTNIHKVAYDILKVNLDVEPVMTLCFMSLAVIPEIKLTDMGLFDVIKFEFIDIEA
- a CDS encoding SAM-dependent methyltransferase; its protein translation is MGVEKFFMDQFFKRLSNETFTVEYWDQDRRKYGKDESKFTIVFHKAISKKKILEDSYLAFGEAYMDGDIDFLGNIREVLEAVYKNKQSFLNESKIIKRMRKDVGTSISQQKKDIHYHYDLGNDFYKLWLDETMSYSCGYFKTEEDSLYEAQMNKIHYILKKLQLKKGQRLLDIGSGWGWLIIEAAKKYGVEALGITLSEEQYKKTKERIKKENLEQLVDVKLMDYRELVESKEKFHRVVSVGMIEHVGRANLDTYMKAVYRLLRNEGISLLHCITGQIESEVNNWIKKYIFPGGYIPSIRELVWMMPNYNLHLIDMESLRLHYFKTLKHWAKNFEENIDQVRNMYDERFIRMWRMYLNGCAASFHHGSIDVHQFLFTKGLNNQIPITRECLYK
- a CDS encoding xanthine/uracil/vitamin C permease yields the protein MIKTEKRLTWFNRGDIGGLTYILTNNIVNYIIVIATLSGVLGWPDKIVYGRVIPGMSMGLLVSCLYYAYTAYKLSKKEGRTDVTALPSGVSTPAMFVILYGVIMPLHYSINDPELAWSAAVAACFIGGVIEFCGGFIGPWLKKRIPRAALLGTVAGIGFIWMATQGVFDLFGDPIIGLPVLLVGMIGVFGGYLFPKRIPPFAVAIVGGIVYALAIGRTHIDFSGIGFYVPNPVNSIEALINGFAIVIPYLTIIIPIEIYNFIETMDNVEAANAAGDNYSVRDTQFADGICTMISALFGGVVPNTVWLGHAGLKKAGANIGFSWVGGILLAIAGVFGLFTFFSALIPPAIAAITYLWCSIVMLSQAFRVCDEKHYAGIGIAMVPPIADFLFTQVTGAVGLSDIWTETLSSGVVGYGTEVTQRLAASGVMWNGVAEVKAGAIIIGILLGTLTVFIIDRQLDKAGLTALAGAVLSLFGFIHSASLGIFFKSTFMIGYLIMAAICFILHLGKGKWFDVPDDFDYV
- a CDS encoding CrcB family protein; its protein translation is MKKEKSSDLKKNDQKALLNVIIAGLIGAILGIVAYTNNWLG